One part of the Streptomyces lydicus genome encodes these proteins:
- a CDS encoding ABC transporter ATP-binding protein, with amino-acid sequence MSHAAAVPGFPGSSTSPRAATAVAARATDLSKVYGQGETRVVALDSVSVEFGKARFTAIMGPSGSGKSTLMHCLAGLDTISGGSARIGDTELASLNDKQLTRLRRDKIGFIFQAFNLLPTLTALENITLPMDIAGRRPDREWLDRVIQTVGLSGRLKHRPSQLSGGQQQRVAVARALAAQPEIIFADEPTGNLDSRSGAEVLGFLRESVRAMNQTIVMVTHDPVAAAHADRVVFLADGRIVEELYEPTADAVLDRMRLFDAKHRTS; translated from the coding sequence GTGTCCCACGCGGCCGCCGTCCCGGGCTTTCCCGGCTCTTCCACCTCCCCCCGCGCCGCCACCGCCGTCGCCGCCCGCGCGACGGATCTGAGCAAGGTCTACGGCCAGGGGGAGACCCGGGTCGTCGCGCTGGACTCCGTCTCGGTCGAGTTCGGCAAGGCCCGGTTCACCGCGATCATGGGCCCGTCCGGCTCCGGCAAGTCCACGCTGATGCACTGCCTGGCCGGGCTGGACACGATCTCCGGCGGCTCGGCGCGGATCGGCGACACCGAACTCGCCTCGCTCAACGACAAGCAGCTGACCCGGCTGCGCCGGGACAAGATCGGCTTCATCTTCCAGGCGTTCAACCTGCTGCCGACGCTCACCGCGCTGGAGAACATCACGCTGCCGATGGACATCGCGGGCCGCCGGCCCGACCGCGAGTGGCTGGACAGGGTGATCCAGACCGTCGGCCTGTCCGGGCGGCTCAAGCACCGGCCCAGCCAGCTCTCCGGCGGCCAGCAGCAGCGCGTGGCGGTGGCCCGCGCGCTGGCCGCCCAGCCGGAGATCATCTTCGCCGACGAGCCGACCGGCAACCTCGACTCCCGCTCCGGCGCCGAGGTGCTGGGCTTCCTGCGCGAGTCGGTACGCGCCATGAACCAGACCATCGTCATGGTCACCCACGACCCGGTCGCCGCCGCCCACGCGGACCGGGTGGTCTTCCTCGCCGACGGCCGCATCGTCGAGGAGCTCTACGAACCGACCGCCGACGCCGTCCTGGACCGGATGCGGCTGTTCGACGCCAAGCACCGTACGAGCTGA
- a CDS encoding extracellular solute-binding protein, whose protein sequence is MRPTAPLILLAVAVVAAGTLTACGSGSGDDRNTVKVAFIKDTNAKVTVRDDYIRLVAREFEKDNPGKKVRLIPIQASENDYYTKIQQMMRSPRTAPDLVYEDTFLVNSDIKAGLLRPLDAHVNAWDDWRQFEPAAKAAARGQDGKTYGVPDGTDTRGLWFNKKIFRKAGLPATWRPKTWDEVLDAARTVKRRVPGVIPLNVFTGKGAGEAAVMQGFEMLLYGTGENQLYDPASRKWVTGTKGFKDSLGFLDTVYKEKLGPDVSDALSPNIQTNVAAELLPEEKLAIDLDGSWLGQQWQKTGGGNPWPAWSTTLGQTPFPTQHGRPPGRVSLAGGWTWSVPQESQQPDLAWKLIQTFQSRKNALEWCVRGAQIAVRKDVAADPRYLRSVPGIGFFTSLVKISQYRPALPEYPKVAAAIGEAMEAVTAGDASPEKAAKDYDAALATAVDGRTVAKP, encoded by the coding sequence GTGCGCCCCACCGCTCCGCTGATCCTGCTCGCCGTCGCCGTCGTGGCGGCCGGTACGCTCACCGCCTGCGGCAGCGGGTCCGGCGACGACCGGAACACCGTCAAGGTCGCCTTCATCAAGGACACCAACGCCAAGGTCACCGTCCGGGACGACTACATCCGGCTGGTGGCCAGGGAGTTCGAGAAGGACAACCCCGGCAAGAAGGTCCGGCTGATCCCGATCCAGGCGTCGGAGAACGACTACTACACCAAGATCCAGCAGATGATGCGCTCCCCCAGGACGGCGCCGGACCTGGTCTACGAGGACACCTTCCTGGTCAACTCCGACATCAAGGCCGGGCTGTTGCGGCCGCTGGACGCGCACGTGAACGCCTGGGACGACTGGCGGCAGTTCGAACCGGCCGCGAAGGCCGCGGCCCGCGGGCAGGACGGGAAGACGTACGGCGTCCCGGACGGGACGGACACCCGCGGGCTGTGGTTCAACAAGAAGATCTTCCGGAAGGCCGGGCTGCCCGCGACATGGCGGCCGAAGACCTGGGACGAGGTGCTGGACGCGGCCCGGACCGTCAAGCGCAGGGTGCCCGGCGTCATCCCGCTGAACGTCTTCACCGGCAAGGGCGCGGGCGAGGCCGCCGTCATGCAGGGCTTCGAGATGCTGCTGTACGGCACCGGCGAGAACCAGCTCTACGACCCGGCGAGCAGGAAGTGGGTCACCGGCACCAAGGGCTTCAAGGACAGCCTGGGCTTCCTCGACACGGTCTACAAGGAGAAGCTCGGGCCCGACGTCTCCGACGCGCTCAGCCCCAACATCCAGACCAATGTGGCCGCCGAGCTGCTCCCCGAGGAGAAGCTCGCGATCGACCTCGACGGCTCCTGGCTCGGTCAGCAGTGGCAGAAGACGGGCGGCGGCAACCCCTGGCCCGCCTGGTCGACGACGCTCGGCCAGACCCCGTTCCCGACCCAGCACGGCCGGCCACCGGGCCGGGTCAGCCTGGCCGGCGGCTGGACGTGGTCGGTGCCGCAGGAGTCCCAACAGCCCGACCTGGCATGGAAGTTGATCCAGACCTTCCAGTCGAGGAAGAACGCCCTGGAGTGGTGCGTACGGGGCGCGCAGATAGCCGTCCGCAAGGACGTGGCGGCCGATCCGCGCTATCTGAGGTCCGTCCCCGGCATCGGCTTCTTCACCTCACTGGTCAAGATCAGCCAGTACCGTCCCGCGCTGCCGGAGTACCCGAAGGTCGCCGCGGCGATCGGGGAGGCGATGGAGGCGGTCACCGCCGGCGACGCCTCCCCGGAGAAGGCGGCCAAGGACTACGACGCGGCGCTGGCGACCGCCGTGGACGGCAGGACGGTCGCCAAGCCATGA
- a CDS encoding carbohydrate ABC transporter permease: protein MTAGAAGKAPALPRAARRAPLRTRLLRWSPLAPATVLLLLFLAGPIGYCVFIAFTDTQLTGQASASFVGLANFRRAFGDPAFRNAVVLTLVFTVLSSILGQNTLGLALAGLMRRASRPVRSLTGAMVITAWVLPEIVAGFLLYTFFERRGTLNAVLDWLHLPTQNWLFTLPVMAVSFANVWRGTAFSMLIYSAALSAIPPEVTESAEVDGAGGLRRLWHITLPMIRRSIGTNLMLNTLQTLSVFGLIWAMTRGGPGNRSQTLPVFMYDQAFLKSLIGYGTAVALLLLLVGAVFSVVYLRLMREEV from the coding sequence ATGACGGCCGGCGCCGCCGGCAAGGCCCCGGCGCTCCCCCGGGCAGCGCGCCGCGCCCCGCTGCGCACGCGTCTGCTGCGCTGGTCCCCGCTCGCCCCCGCCACCGTCCTGCTGCTGCTCTTCCTCGCCGGCCCGATCGGCTACTGCGTCTTCATCGCCTTCACCGACACCCAGCTGACCGGCCAGGCGTCGGCGTCCTTCGTCGGGCTGGCCAACTTCCGCCGCGCCTTCGGCGACCCGGCGTTCCGCAACGCGGTGGTGCTGACCCTGGTCTTCACCGTGCTCTCCTCGATCCTCGGGCAGAACACCCTGGGCCTGGCGCTGGCCGGTCTGATGCGGCGCGCCTCGCGGCCCGTACGGTCGCTGACCGGCGCGATGGTGATCACCGCCTGGGTGCTCCCGGAGATCGTCGCGGGCTTCCTGCTGTACACCTTCTTCGAGCGGCGCGGCACCCTCAACGCGGTGCTGGACTGGCTCCATCTGCCCACCCAGAACTGGCTGTTCACGCTGCCCGTCATGGCCGTGTCGTTCGCCAACGTCTGGCGCGGGACCGCGTTCTCGATGCTGATCTACTCCGCGGCGCTCTCCGCGATCCCCCCGGAGGTGACCGAGTCGGCCGAGGTGGACGGCGCGGGCGGGCTGCGGCGGCTGTGGCACATCACGCTGCCGATGATCCGCCGTTCCATCGGCACCAATCTGATGCTCAACACCCTCCAGACGCTCTCCGTCTTCGGGCTGATCTGGGCGATGACGCGCGGCGGCCCCGGCAACCGCAGCCAGACGCTGCCGGTGTTCATGTACGACCAGGCGTTCCTGAAGTCGCTGATCGGCTACGGCACCGCGGTGGCGCTGCTGTTGCTGCTGGTGGGCGCGGTGTTCTCGGTGGTCTATCTGCGCCTGATGCGCGAGGAGGTCTGA
- a CDS encoding ABC transporter permease has translation MFRTALRNVLAHKARLMMTALAVLLGVAFVSGTLVFSDTVGEAVKKASAKSFRDVAVSVQATSDGPPQEENGHRTTALNDKLADRVRALPGVAAVHANVSGRATIADKDNQPIGNDWQNVATNYQPGAGGKDSRYPLVRGRGPASAGEMALDEGAAAKAGLKVGDSVRFATDGPALHKTLVGIVHSEDPQVTAGGSLALFDTATAQKLFVHPGQYDELVVTAKPGTDEKALTAAVEKLLPKDRATATSGSKLAAEQAKMVEMSNQALSKTLLVFAGIALFVGIFIIANTFTMLISQRSREIALMRAIGASRRQVVRSVLAEAALLGLVSSVVGFALGTGIAVTMRAVLDANGAGFPDGPLVITPAAVLSALAVGVLVTVLSAWLPSRKAAKIAPVEALNTVDAAPALRGLVLRNTIGAVVTAVGVAIMLYVSTLKTAEESGLMTAMAGSALTLTGVIILAPLLSRPLVGLAGKVTTRLFGISGKLAKENALRNPRRTAATASALMIGLTLITGMTVAGLSAQRASDEMSAQGLTADYQVSTANFRGLDPELTKKAAHLPGVSAAVPIRSAAFETNGGYGSLTGTDLADIGKVADLTFRSGSLAAVHDGGIAVSRSRAEKLGWKTGETHELGFFTGTEKKEMARIKVAGVYEDNATVGDMFGATTLVDPHAGKPLKDEKVLVKTANGTSDGLEKEIRKALGDSPLLKVQDKDDLRKENAGQIDTVLNMMYGLLGMAVIIAVVGVVNTLAMSVFERTREIGMLRAIGLARTGIKQMVRLESVVISLFGAVLGIGVGIFLAWAGGKMTATSLPTYEMLLPWDRLGIFLAIALVVGVLAAAWPARRAARLNMLEAIGAQ, from the coding sequence ATGTTCCGTACCGCGCTGCGCAACGTCCTCGCGCACAAAGCCCGTCTGATGATGACCGCCCTCGCGGTCCTCCTCGGCGTCGCCTTCGTCTCCGGCACCCTCGTCTTCAGCGACACCGTCGGCGAGGCCGTCAAGAAAGCCTCGGCCAAGAGCTTCCGGGACGTGGCCGTCTCCGTGCAGGCGACGTCCGACGGGCCGCCCCAGGAAGAGAACGGCCACCGCACCACCGCCCTCAACGACAAGCTGGCGGACCGGGTCCGCGCGCTGCCCGGCGTGGCCGCCGTCCACGCCAACGTCAGCGGACGGGCCACCATCGCCGACAAGGACAACCAGCCGATCGGCAACGACTGGCAGAACGTGGCCACCAACTACCAGCCGGGCGCGGGTGGCAAGGACAGCCGTTACCCGCTCGTCCGGGGCCGCGGCCCAGCCTCGGCCGGCGAGATGGCGCTGGACGAGGGCGCGGCCGCGAAGGCCGGCCTGAAGGTCGGTGACAGCGTGCGCTTCGCCACCGACGGACCGGCCCTGCACAAGACGCTCGTCGGCATCGTCCACTCCGAGGACCCTCAGGTCACCGCGGGCGGCAGCCTGGCGCTGTTCGACACCGCCACCGCCCAGAAGCTGTTCGTGCACCCCGGCCAGTACGACGAACTGGTGGTGACCGCCAAGCCCGGCACCGACGAGAAGGCGCTGACCGCCGCGGTCGAGAAGCTGCTGCCGAAGGACCGCGCGACGGCGACCAGCGGCAGCAAGCTCGCCGCCGAGCAGGCCAAGATGGTCGAGATGAGCAACCAGGCGCTGAGCAAGACGCTGCTGGTGTTCGCCGGCATCGCCCTGTTCGTCGGCATCTTCATCATCGCCAACACCTTCACCATGCTGATCTCCCAGCGCAGCCGTGAGATCGCCCTGATGCGGGCGATCGGCGCCTCCCGCCGCCAGGTGGTGCGCTCGGTGCTGGCCGAGGCGGCCCTGCTCGGCCTGGTCTCCTCCGTCGTCGGCTTCGCGCTGGGCACCGGCATCGCGGTCACCATGCGCGCGGTGCTCGACGCCAACGGCGCGGGCTTCCCCGACGGCCCGCTGGTGATCACGCCGGCCGCCGTGCTGTCCGCCCTTGCCGTCGGTGTGCTGGTGACCGTGCTGTCCGCCTGGCTGCCGTCCCGCAAGGCCGCGAAGATCGCCCCGGTCGAGGCACTGAACACGGTGGACGCGGCGCCCGCGCTGCGCGGCCTGGTCCTGCGCAACACCATCGGCGCGGTGGTCACCGCCGTCGGCGTCGCGATCATGCTGTATGTCTCCACCCTCAAGACCGCCGAGGAGAGCGGCCTGATGACCGCCATGGCGGGCTCCGCGCTGACCCTGACCGGCGTCATCATCCTCGCTCCGCTGCTGTCGCGGCCGCTGGTCGGCCTGGCCGGCAAGGTCACCACCCGGCTCTTCGGCATCAGCGGCAAGCTGGCCAAGGAGAACGCGCTGCGCAACCCGCGCCGGACCGCCGCCACCGCCTCCGCCCTGATGATCGGCCTCACCCTGATCACCGGCATGACGGTCGCCGGCCTGTCGGCGCAGCGGGCCTCGGACGAGATGTCCGCCCAGGGCCTGACCGCCGACTACCAGGTCAGCACGGCCAACTTCCGCGGCCTGGACCCCGAGCTGACGAAGAAGGCCGCGCACCTGCCCGGCGTCTCGGCGGCGGTGCCCATCCGCTCGGCCGCCTTCGAGACCAACGGCGGCTACGGCTCGCTCACCGGCACCGACCTCGCCGACATCGGCAAGGTCGCCGACCTCACCTTCCGCAGCGGATCGCTGGCGGCCGTGCACGACGGCGGCATCGCGGTCTCCCGCTCCAGGGCCGAGAAGCTGGGCTGGAAGACGGGCGAGACCCACGAGCTCGGCTTCTTCACCGGCACGGAGAAGAAGGAGATGGCCCGGATCAAGGTCGCCGGCGTCTACGAGGACAACGCCACCGTCGGCGACATGTTCGGCGCCACCACGCTCGTCGACCCGCATGCGGGCAAGCCCCTCAAGGACGAGAAGGTCCTGGTCAAAACCGCGAACGGGACCAGCGACGGGCTGGAGAAGGAGATCCGCAAGGCGCTCGGCGACAGCCCGCTGCTGAAGGTGCAGGACAAGGACGACCTGCGCAAGGAGAACGCGGGCCAGATCGACACCGTCCTGAACATGATGTACGGACTGCTCGGCATGGCCGTGATCATCGCGGTGGTCGGTGTGGTCAACACCCTGGCCATGTCGGTCTTCGAACGCACCCGTGAGATCGGGATGCTGCGCGCGATCGGGCTGGCCCGCACCGGCATCAAGCAGATGGTGCGCCTCGAATCGGTGGTCATCTCGCTGTTCGGCGCGGTGCTCGGCATCGGCGTGGGCATCTTCCTGGCCTGGGCCGGCGGCAAGATGACGGCCACCTCGTTGCCGACGTACGAGATGCTCCTGCCGTGGGACCGGCTCGGCATCTTCCTGGCGATCGCCCTGGTCGTCGGTGTCCTCGCCGCCGCCTGGCCGGCCCGCCGGGCGGCCCGCCTGAACATGCTGGAGGCCATCGGCGCCCAGTGA
- the pta gene encoding phosphate acetyltransferase, translating into MTRSVYVTGIDRGDGRQVVELGVMELLTRHVDRVGVFRPLVHDGPDRLFELLRARYRLTQPAETVYGISYDEAAALQAERGTDELVSRLVDRFHAVARDYEYVLILGSDYADTSLPAELNLNARIANECGASVIAVVGGQGQEAESVRAEARNAYRAYTSLGCDVVAMVVNRVAPEHRTAVVERLAARLPVPCYALPEDGSLSAPTVGQIVHALGAQVLLGDDSGLARDARDFVFGGAMLPTFLKALTPGCLVVTPGDRADLVVGSLAAHSAGAPPIAGVLLTLDERPGPDIMALAGRLAPGTPVISVPGGSFPTAAELFAIEGKLNAASPRKAETALGLFERHVDTVELTDRISVARSGRVTPMMFEHELIERSRSGRRRVVLPEGNEERVLRAADVLLRRDVCDLTLLGEEEAIRKRAADLAIDLADAQIIDPQTSELRERFAELYAALRAHKGVSYELAYDVVADVSYFGTLMVEEGLADGMVSGAVHSTAATIRPAFEVIKTKPNAQIVSSVFFMCLADRVLVYGDCAVNPDPDAEQLADIAIQSATTAAQFGVEPRIAMLSYSTGTSGSGADVDKVRKATELVRELRPDLLVEGPIQYDAAVDDAVAQTKLPGSDVAGKATVLIFPDLNTGNNTYKAVQRSAGAVAVGPVLQGLRKPVNDLSRGALVQDIVNTVAITAIQAQGARPGAGATD; encoded by the coding sequence GTGACGCGCAGCGTGTACGTGACCGGTATCGACCGCGGCGACGGACGTCAGGTCGTGGAACTGGGAGTCATGGAGCTCCTGACCCGCCACGTCGACCGGGTGGGGGTCTTCCGCCCGCTGGTCCACGACGGGCCGGACCGCCTCTTCGAACTGCTGCGGGCCCGCTACCGCCTCACCCAGCCCGCGGAGACCGTCTACGGCATCAGCTACGACGAGGCCGCCGCCCTCCAGGCCGAACGCGGCACCGACGAGCTGGTCTCCCGGCTCGTCGACCGCTTCCACGCCGTCGCCAGGGACTACGAGTACGTCCTGATCCTGGGCTCGGACTACGCCGACACCAGCCTGCCGGCCGAGCTGAACCTCAACGCCCGGATCGCCAACGAGTGCGGCGCCTCGGTGATCGCCGTCGTCGGCGGCCAGGGCCAGGAGGCCGAGTCGGTGCGCGCCGAGGCCCGCAACGCCTACCGCGCCTACACCTCGCTGGGCTGCGACGTGGTCGCCATGGTCGTCAACCGGGTGGCCCCCGAACACCGCACGGCGGTCGTCGAGCGGCTCGCCGCCCGCCTGCCGGTGCCCTGCTACGCACTGCCCGAGGACGGCTCGCTCTCCGCGCCGACCGTCGGCCAGATCGTGCACGCCCTCGGCGCCCAGGTGCTGCTGGGCGACGACTCCGGGCTCGCCAGGGACGCCCGCGACTTCGTCTTCGGCGGGGCGATGCTGCCGACCTTCCTCAAGGCGCTCACCCCCGGCTGCCTCGTGGTGACCCCCGGGGACCGCGCCGACCTGGTCGTCGGCTCGCTCGCCGCGCACAGCGCCGGCGCCCCGCCGATCGCCGGGGTGCTGCTCACCCTCGACGAGCGGCCCGGCCCCGACATCATGGCGCTGGCCGGCCGGCTCGCCCCGGGCACGCCGGTGATCTCCGTACCGGGCGGGTCCTTCCCGACCGCCGCCGAGCTGTTCGCGATCGAGGGCAAGCTGAACGCCGCCTCGCCGCGCAAGGCGGAGACCGCGCTCGGCCTCTTCGAGCGCCACGTGGACACCGTGGAGCTGACCGACCGCATCTCGGTGGCCCGCTCCGGCCGGGTCACGCCGATGATGTTCGAGCACGAGCTGATCGAGCGCTCCCGCTCCGGCCGCCGCCGGGTCGTCCTGCCCGAGGGCAACGAGGAGCGGGTGCTGCGCGCCGCCGACGTCCTGCTGCGCCGCGACGTCTGCGACCTGACCCTGCTGGGCGAGGAGGAGGCGATCCGCAAGCGCGCCGCCGACCTGGCCATCGACCTGGCGGACGCCCAGATCATCGACCCGCAGACCTCCGAGCTGCGCGAGCGGTTCGCCGAGCTGTACGCCGCGCTGCGCGCGCACAAGGGCGTCAGCTACGAGCTGGCCTACGACGTGGTCGCCGACGTCTCCTACTTCGGCACGCTGATGGTCGAGGAGGGCCTGGCCGACGGCATGGTCTCCGGCGCCGTGCACTCCACGGCGGCCACCATCCGGCCCGCCTTCGAGGTCATCAAGACCAAGCCGAACGCGCAGATCGTGTCCTCGGTCTTCTTCATGTGCCTGGCCGACCGGGTGCTGGTCTACGGCGACTGCGCGGTCAACCCGGACCCGGACGCCGAGCAGCTGGCCGACATCGCCATCCAGTCCGCCACCACCGCGGCCCAGTTCGGCGTCGAGCCCCGGATCGCGATGCTGTCGTACTCCACCGGCACCTCCGGCTCCGGCGCGGACGTCGACAAGGTCCGCAAGGCCACCGAGCTGGTCCGCGAGCTGCGCCCCGACCTGCTGGTGGAAGGGCCGATCCAGTACGACGCGGCGGTCGACGACGCGGTCGCGCAGACCAAGCTGCCCGGCTCCGACGTGGCCGGCAAGGCCACCGTGCTGATCTTCCCGGACCTCAACACCGGCAACAACACCTACAAGGCCGTGCAGCGCTCGGCGGGCGCGGTCGCCGTCGGACCGGTCCTCCAGGGCCTGCGCAAGCCGGTCAACGACCTCTCGCGCGGCGCTTTGGTCCAGGACATCGTCAACACCGTCGCGATCACCGCCATCCAGGCGCAGGGCGCCCGCCCCGGCGCCGGAGCCACCGACTGA
- a CDS encoding ATP-dependent 6-phosphofructokinase — MRIGVLTAGGDCPGLNAVIRSVVHRALTGHGDEVIGFEDGFKGLLEGRFRKLDLEAVSGILARGGTILGSSRLERARLQEACENAKDHSKDYGIDVLIPIGGEGTLTAARMLSDAGLPVVGVPKTIDNDISSTDRTFGFDTAVGVATEAIDRLKTTAESHQRVMVVEVMGRHAGWIALESGMAGGAHGICLPERGFDVNDLVKMVEERFARGKKFAVVCVAEGAHPAPGTMDYKKGAIDQYGHERFSGIGNALAHELEQRLGKEARPVILGHVQRGGTPTAYDRVLATRFGWHAVEAAHRGEYGRMTALRGTDITMVPLAEAVTELKTVPTWRMDEAESVF; from the coding sequence ATGCGTATCGGAGTCCTCACCGCAGGCGGCGACTGCCCCGGCCTGAATGCTGTGATCCGGTCTGTTGTCCATCGCGCCCTCACCGGCCACGGCGACGAGGTCATCGGCTTCGAGGACGGCTTCAAGGGACTGCTGGAGGGCCGCTTCCGCAAACTCGACCTGGAAGCCGTCAGCGGCATCCTCGCCCGCGGCGGCACCATCCTCGGCTCGTCCCGGCTGGAGCGCGCCCGGCTGCAGGAGGCGTGCGAGAACGCCAAGGACCACTCCAAGGACTACGGCATCGACGTGCTGATCCCGATCGGCGGCGAGGGCACCCTCACCGCCGCGCGGATGCTGTCGGACGCCGGGCTGCCGGTCGTCGGCGTCCCCAAGACCATCGACAACGACATCTCCTCGACCGACCGCACCTTCGGCTTCGACACCGCCGTCGGCGTGGCGACCGAGGCGATCGACCGCCTCAAGACCACCGCGGAGTCGCACCAGCGCGTGATGGTCGTCGAGGTCATGGGCCGGCACGCGGGCTGGATCGCGCTGGAGTCCGGGATGGCCGGCGGTGCGCACGGCATCTGCCTGCCGGAGCGCGGCTTCGATGTGAACGACCTGGTCAAGATGGTCGAGGAGCGGTTCGCCCGGGGCAAGAAGTTCGCCGTGGTCTGTGTCGCCGAGGGCGCCCACCCGGCCCCCGGCACCATGGACTACAAGAAGGGCGCCATCGACCAGTACGGCCACGAGCGGTTCTCCGGCATCGGCAACGCGCTCGCCCACGAACTGGAGCAGCGCCTCGGCAAGGAGGCCCGCCCGGTCATCCTCGGCCACGTCCAGCGCGGCGGCACCCCCACCGCCTACGACCGGGTGCTCGCCACCCGCTTCGGCTGGCACGCCGTCGAGGCCGCGCACCGCGGCGAGTACGGCAGGATGACCGCGCTGCGCGGCACCGACATCACGATGGTGCCGCTGGCCGAGGCGGTCACCGAGCTCAAGACCGTGCCCACCTGGCGGATGGACGAGGCCGAGTCGGTCTTCTGA
- a CDS encoding helix-turn-helix domain-containing protein, which translates to MPVNTQAGEPRRPPFDAEAARRLREALGMTPAHVAYGIWAAYGIRIQPATVASWESGESAPTEAELTALAGALWCAPGDLLGAPGTLREYRLALGLAPDALALTIGMDLAAYERLEAGGKWSGNDRQAAALAGALKLPLPALLRFTGRDGKLTELLTSAATTRWQAYVRPVGKLVPLPKERIQQVLQELHTDYQAAMTATLNWGGGDGTEESGRAGRAFLDGVLAEFWARLGA; encoded by the coding sequence GTGCCGGTGAACACGCAAGCCGGAGAGCCGCGCAGGCCCCCTTTCGACGCCGAGGCCGCCCGCCGCTTGCGGGAGGCTCTCGGAATGACCCCCGCCCATGTCGCGTACGGAATATGGGCGGCCTACGGAATTCGTATCCAGCCGGCCACGGTGGCGTCCTGGGAATCGGGCGAGAGCGCCCCGACGGAGGCCGAACTGACCGCGCTGGCCGGCGCCCTGTGGTGTGCGCCCGGCGATCTGCTCGGCGCACCGGGCACCCTGCGCGAGTACCGCCTGGCACTCGGCCTCGCCCCCGACGCGCTCGCCCTGACCATCGGCATGGACCTGGCCGCGTACGAGCGGCTGGAGGCCGGCGGGAAGTGGAGCGGCAACGACCGGCAGGCCGCGGCGCTCGCCGGGGCGCTGAAGCTGCCGCTGCCCGCGCTGCTGCGCTTCACCGGCCGGGACGGCAAGCTGACCGAGCTGCTGACCAGCGCCGCCACCACCCGCTGGCAGGCGTACGTCCGGCCGGTCGGCAAGCTCGTACCGCTGCCCAAGGAGCGGATCCAGCAGGTGCTCCAGGAGTTGCACACCGACTACCAGGCGGCCATGACGGCTACGCTCAACTGGGGCGGCGGGGACGGCACCGAGGAGTCCGGCCGGGCGGGGCGGGCCTTTCTCGACGGCGTCCTGGCGGAGTTCTGGGCCCGGCTCGGCGCCTAG
- a CDS encoding carbohydrate ABC transporter permease, with amino-acid sequence MPLPRHRPPALRRAPRRGLRRRLAADAGLLLVAAAFATPLVWLVLSSLDAGATLRVRLPKTPTLTNFSAVLTDEITFTPMLNSLLICGGATALTVVCAALAAYPLSRFRSRFARPYLLTILFSTCLPVTAVMVPVYGLFVQVNLIDTRYGTALFLAAAQLPFAIWLMKNFMDGVPRALEEAAWTDGASWPQTLLRVILPLMGPGVGVVAIYTFIMMWGNFFVPFMLLLSPEQLPASVSIFNFFGNYGAIAFGELAAFSILYSTPVVLLYVLISRRLGGGFALGGAVKG; translated from the coding sequence GTGCCGCTGCCCCGCCACCGGCCCCCGGCGCTCCGGCGCGCTCCGCGCAGGGGGCTCCGCCGGCGCCTGGCCGCCGACGCCGGACTGCTGCTCGTCGCGGCGGCGTTCGCGACCCCGCTGGTGTGGCTGGTGCTGTCGTCGCTGGACGCCGGGGCGACGCTGCGGGTGCGGCTGCCGAAGACACCGACGCTGACGAACTTCTCGGCGGTGCTGACCGACGAGATCACCTTCACGCCGATGCTCAACAGCCTGCTGATCTGCGGCGGCGCCACCGCCCTGACCGTCGTCTGCGCCGCGCTGGCCGCCTATCCGCTGTCCCGCTTCCGCTCGCGGTTCGCCCGGCCGTACCTGCTGACGATCCTGTTCTCGACCTGTCTGCCGGTCACCGCCGTGATGGTCCCGGTCTACGGGCTCTTCGTGCAGGTCAACCTGATCGACACCCGGTACGGCACCGCGCTGTTCCTGGCCGCCGCCCAACTTCCGTTCGCCATCTGGCTGATGAAGAACTTCATGGACGGGGTGCCCCGGGCGCTGGAGGAGGCGGCGTGGACGGACGGGGCCTCCTGGCCGCAGACGCTGCTGCGGGTGATCCTTCCGCTGATGGGCCCGGGCGTCGGGGTCGTCGCCATCTACACGTTCATCATGATGTGGGGCAATTTCTTCGTGCCCTTCATGCTGTTGCTCTCCCCGGAGCAACTTCCCGCTTCGGTGAGCATTTTCAATTTCTTCGGCAATTACGGGGCCATCGCCTTCGGTGAACTCGCGGCATTCTCGATCCTGTACTCGACACCGGTCGTCCTGCTCTATGTCCTGATCTCCCGGCGGCTGGGCGGGGGATTCGCGCTGGGCGGCGCGGTGAAGGGTTAG